From the Gallaecimonas kandeliae genome, one window contains:
- the ppsA gene encoding phosphoenolpyruvate synthase yields the protein MQDYVLWYQNLGMHDVNRVGGKNASLGEMISHLSGLGVQVPGGFATTAHAFNEFLEQSGVNAKIYDLLDKLDVDDVNALAKAGAQIRQWVIDTPFQPELDKTIREAYAALTGEFGDAVSFAVRSSATAEDMPDASFAGQQETFLNVRGIDAVMEAIKHVFASLFNDRAISYRVHQGYDHKGVALSAGIQRMVRSDIASSGVMFTIDTESGFDKVVFITSSYGLGEMVVQGAVNPDEFYVHKPTLAAGRPAILRRTLGSKMERMIYSGDESHGKQVKVEKVEEENRLRFSLSDAEVEALAKQAVTIEQHYGRPMDIEWAKDGLDGNLYIVQARPETVRSNESSQVLERFSLKGKSKVVAEGRAIGHKIGAGAARVLASIKDMDLVKPGDVLVTDMTDPDWEPIMKRASAIVTNRGGRTCHAAIIARELGIPAVVGCGDATDLIKDGQEVTVSCAEGDTGFIYDGKLEFSVETSEVGKMPPLPIKVMMNVGNPDRAFDFCRLPHAGIGLARVEFIINRMIGVHPKALLNLEQQSPALQAEIRQMMAGYESPREFYISKLVEGIATLGAAFSPERVIVRMSDFKSNEYANLLGGEAFEPHEENPMIGFRGASRYISPEFRDCFAMECEAIKRVRNDMGLTNVEVMIPFVRTVAEGAKVVELLAEQGLKRGENDLKVIMMCELPSNALLADQFLDHFDGFSIGSNDLTQLTLGLDRDSGIIAHLFDERNDAVKALLSMAIKTAKARGKYVGICGQGPSDHEDFAAWLVDQGIDSVSLNPDTVVDTWLYLAEQHKA from the coding sequence GTGCAAGATTACGTTCTCTGGTACCAAAACCTCGGCATGCACGACGTCAACCGCGTCGGTGGCAAGAACGCCTCGCTGGGCGAGATGATCAGCCACCTCTCCGGCCTGGGTGTACAAGTACCGGGAGGCTTTGCCACTACTGCCCACGCCTTCAACGAGTTCCTGGAGCAAAGCGGTGTCAACGCCAAGATTTATGACCTCCTCGACAAGCTGGACGTCGACGATGTCAACGCCCTGGCCAAGGCCGGTGCCCAGATCCGCCAGTGGGTTATCGACACTCCCTTCCAGCCGGAGTTGGATAAAACCATCCGCGAGGCCTACGCCGCCCTGACCGGCGAGTTTGGCGACGCCGTCTCCTTCGCGGTGCGCTCCTCCGCCACCGCCGAGGACATGCCCGACGCCTCCTTTGCCGGCCAGCAGGAGACCTTCCTCAACGTGCGCGGCATCGACGCTGTGATGGAAGCCATCAAGCACGTCTTCGCCTCTCTGTTCAACGACCGCGCCATCTCTTACCGGGTGCACCAGGGTTATGACCACAAGGGTGTGGCCCTGTCCGCCGGCATCCAGCGCATGGTGCGCTCCGACATCGCCTCCAGCGGCGTCATGTTCACCATCGACACCGAGTCCGGTTTCGACAAGGTGGTCTTCATCACTTCTTCCTACGGTCTCGGCGAAATGGTGGTGCAGGGCGCCGTCAACCCCGACGAGTTCTACGTCCACAAGCCGACCCTGGCCGCCGGCCGCCCGGCCATACTGCGCCGCACCCTGGGCTCCAAGATGGAGCGCATGATCTACTCCGGTGACGAGAGCCACGGCAAGCAGGTCAAAGTGGAGAAGGTCGAGGAAGAAAACCGCCTGCGCTTCTCCCTGAGCGACGCCGAAGTCGAAGCCCTGGCCAAGCAGGCCGTGACCATAGAGCAGCACTACGGCCGCCCCATGGACATCGAATGGGCCAAAGACGGCCTGGACGGCAACCTCTACATAGTGCAGGCCCGTCCCGAGACGGTCCGCTCCAACGAATCCAGCCAGGTGCTGGAGCGCTTCAGCCTCAAGGGCAAGTCCAAGGTCGTTGCCGAGGGCCGCGCCATAGGCCACAAGATCGGCGCCGGCGCCGCCCGCGTCCTGGCCTCCATCAAGGACATGGACCTGGTCAAGCCCGGCGACGTGCTGGTCACCGACATGACGGACCCGGATTGGGAGCCCATCATGAAGCGCGCCAGCGCCATCGTCACCAACCGCGGCGGCCGTACCTGCCACGCGGCCATCATCGCCCGTGAGCTGGGTATCCCCGCCGTTGTGGGCTGTGGCGACGCCACCGACCTCATCAAGGACGGCCAGGAAGTGACCGTCTCCTGCGCCGAAGGCGACACCGGCTTCATCTACGACGGCAAGCTGGAATTCAGCGTCGAGACCTCCGAAGTGGGCAAGATGCCGCCCCTGCCGATCAAGGTGATGATGAACGTCGGTAACCCCGACCGCGCCTTCGACTTCTGCCGCCTGCCCCATGCCGGCATCGGTCTCGCCCGCGTCGAATTCATCATCAACCGCATGATCGGTGTCCACCCCAAGGCGCTCTTGAACCTTGAGCAGCAGAGCCCGGCCCTGCAGGCCGAGATCCGCCAGATGATGGCCGGCTACGAGAGCCCCCGCGAGTTCTACATCAGCAAGCTGGTGGAAGGCATCGCCACCCTGGGCGCCGCCTTCAGCCCCGAGCGGGTCATAGTGCGGATGTCGGACTTCAAGTCCAACGAATACGCCAACCTGCTGGGCGGTGAGGCCTTTGAACCCCACGAAGAGAACCCCATGATCGGTTTCCGTGGTGCCAGCCGCTACATCAGCCCCGAGTTCCGCGATTGCTTCGCCATGGAGTGCGAGGCCATCAAGCGGGTCCGCAACGACATGGGCCTGACCAACGTGGAAGTGATGATCCCCTTCGTGCGCACCGTCGCCGAGGGTGCCAAGGTGGTCGAACTGCTGGCCGAACAGGGCCTCAAGCGCGGTGAGAACGATCTCAAGGTGATCATGATGTGCGAACTGCCCTCCAACGCCCTGCTGGCGGACCAGTTCCTGGATCACTTCGACGGCTTCTCCATCGGCTCCAACGACCTGACCCAGCTGACCCTGGGCCTGGACCGCGACTCCGGCATCATCGCCCATCTCTTCGACGAGCGTAACGACGCCGTCAAGGCGCTGCTGTCCATGGCCATCAAGACCGCCAAGGCCCGTGGCAAGTACGTGGGGATCTGCGGCCAGGGCCCCAGCGACCACGAAGACTTCGCCGCCTGGCTGGTGGACCAGGGCATCGATTCCGTGTCTCTGAACCCCGACACCGTCGTCGACACCTGGCTCTACCTGGCCGAGCAACACAAGGCCTGA
- a CDS encoding DUF1801 domain-containing protein, giving the protein MRALFKFDGALAQHPRVRQWFDDHQGPLGELARHWFDALRGCGGDVEEVLHDGQPTACVGGGAFAYVDAFSAHVNLGFFQGAALPDPQGLLEGSGKHMRHVKLRPGKAPNAAALSALIHAAYQDVKERLAAE; this is encoded by the coding sequence ATGAGAGCCTTGTTTAAATTTGACGGCGCCTTGGCGCAGCATCCCCGGGTAAGGCAATGGTTCGACGACCATCAGGGCCCCCTTGGAGAGCTGGCACGGCATTGGTTCGACGCCCTTCGCGGCTGCGGCGGTGACGTCGAGGAAGTCTTGCATGACGGCCAGCCCACGGCCTGCGTCGGCGGCGGCGCCTTTGCCTATGTCGACGCCTTCAGCGCCCACGTTAACCTCGGCTTCTTCCAGGGCGCGGCCTTGCCGGACCCACAAGGATTGCTTGAGGGTTCAGGCAAGCACATGCGGCACGTTAAGCTAAGGCCTGGCAAGGCGCCTAACGCAGCGGCCCTCTCAGCCCTTATCCATGCCGCCTATCAGGACGTCAAAGAACGCCTTGCTGCCGAGTGA
- a CDS encoding phytanoyl-CoA dioxygenase family protein — protein MTIDHEQLQRDGYVLLRQAIPADWLGELRSAFDAGVKPSEQWPVPRGRDWRHALLDLDPGVQALCRLPAVLAAVGALIGERFFLSQVEGREPLAGGGHQQLHRDLSAQRPGDTVNALAFFDDYGHLNGATRLVPGSHRTRPNEPPFDFNDESRSVQLSGSAGDILVFDADLVHAGSLNQSGARRRAILIGYFAESLYDTHLKTAGLRGVRMDTTDRFEPTGSPLKSGGS, from the coding sequence ATGACGATTGATCACGAGCAACTCCAGCGGGACGGCTATGTCCTGCTCAGGCAGGCGATACCGGCAGACTGGCTGGGGGAGCTTAGGAGTGCCTTCGATGCGGGGGTGAAGCCGTCTGAGCAATGGCCTGTACCGCGTGGCCGGGATTGGCGCCATGCCTTGCTGGATCTCGACCCCGGGGTGCAGGCGCTGTGCCGTCTTCCTGCCGTACTGGCCGCCGTGGGGGCCCTTATAGGCGAGCGCTTCTTTCTGTCGCAGGTGGAGGGCCGCGAACCTCTGGCCGGGGGTGGCCATCAGCAGCTGCACCGGGATCTGTCGGCCCAAAGGCCCGGCGATACGGTCAACGCCCTCGCCTTCTTCGACGACTACGGTCACCTGAACGGGGCAACCCGCCTGGTGCCCGGCAGCCATCGCACCAGGCCAAACGAGCCGCCCTTCGATTTCAACGACGAGTCCCGCTCGGTGCAGCTGTCAGGCTCGGCCGGCGACATCTTGGTGTTCGATGCAGACCTCGTTCATGCAGGCAGCCTCAACCAGAGCGGCGCCCGCCGCCGCGCCATCCTGATCGGCTATTTCGCGGAATCGCTTTACGACACTCACCTTAAAACCGCGGGGCTTCGTGGTGTACGGATGGACACCACAGACAGGTTCGAGCCGACGGGGTCTCCCCTGAAGAGTGGCGGCAGCTAA
- a CDS encoding OsmC family protein: MMTSVRELQAPLRDRYKGDPSAALVVDRAATADHDVTDPFHASVSAQGAANTMLVATHRGHGGPHDAATPGDLLCAALCACHELTLRMVANLMGLEIDTLEVRVEGDVDLRGSLGMGTAPVGFQAMRVQTKVSLRNGGPSEVARLMRTAEACCVVGQTLQAGVPVEHISP, translated from the coding sequence ATGATGACGAGCGTTAGAGAGCTGCAAGCACCGCTGCGAGACCGCTACAAGGGCGACCCGTCCGCTGCCCTTGTGGTCGATCGCGCGGCGACGGCCGACCATGATGTGACCGACCCCTTTCACGCGTCCGTCTCCGCCCAGGGCGCGGCGAATACCATGCTGGTGGCGACGCATAGGGGGCATGGCGGCCCACACGACGCTGCCACCCCTGGCGACCTCTTGTGCGCCGCGCTCTGCGCTTGCCATGAGCTGACCCTGCGCATGGTGGCGAACCTCATGGGCCTTGAGATAGACACCCTGGAAGTGCGGGTAGAGGGTGACGTGGACCTGCGCGGCTCCCTCGGCATGGGTACGGCCCCGGTCGGCTTTCAGGCAATGCGCGTGCAAACGAAGGTCAGCCTGCGCAATGGCGGCCCGTCCGAAGTGGCGCGACTGATGCGCACCGCCGAGGCCTGCTGTGTCGTGGGGCAGACCCTGCAAGCGGGAGTGCCTGTCGAGCACATCAGCCCTTAG
- a CDS encoding DUF1579 family protein, which produces MHSKVLALSVAAALSAVSASGNPPQSGSSISPATTPQARLAAFAGHWQVRQSLWTAPGKAPQVDKGFATFSEILDGHHLRQDLHIDSAAKPFQGLGFLGYDDASGRYDSLWMDVNFSGVILAHGSYDEAKQTYTFTGSIPLDGHAAPLREVLRVSDANHFVYEYYEQHGGPEMLTVRLEYSRAEL; this is translated from the coding sequence ATGCATTCCAAAGTACTGGCGCTGTCTGTCGCCGCCGCCCTCTCCGCCGTTTCAGCCAGCGGCAATCCCCCTCAAAGCGGGTCCTCTATCTCTCCCGCAACAACGCCGCAGGCCCGCCTGGCCGCCTTCGCCGGGCACTGGCAGGTGCGCCAGTCCCTGTGGACGGCCCCAGGCAAAGCGCCGCAGGTCGACAAGGGCTTCGCCACCTTCAGCGAGATCCTCGATGGCCACCACCTGCGCCAGGATCTGCATATCGACTCCGCGGCCAAGCCCTTCCAGGGGCTGGGCTTCCTCGGCTACGACGACGCCAGCGGCCGCTACGACAGCCTCTGGATGGACGTCAACTTCTCGGGGGTGATCCTGGCCCACGGCAGCTATGATGAAGCCAAGCAGACCTACACCTTCACCGGCTCCATACCCCTTGACGGCCACGCCGCGCCGCTGCGTGAAGTGCTGCGCGTCAGCGACGCCAACCACTTCGTCTACGAGTACTACGAACAGCACGGCGGCCCCGAGATGCTCACAGTCCGACTCGAGTACAGCAGGGCGGAGCTTTAG